A genomic window from Flintibacter sp. KGMB00164 includes:
- the rplA gene encoding 50S ribosomal protein L1: MFRGKKYQESAKKIDKNALYDTNEAMSLVVETAPAKFDETVELHVKLGVDSRHADQQVRGAIVLPHGTGKTQRVLVFAKAAKADEARAAGADFVGDMDLVEKIQKENWFDFDVVVATPDMMGVVGRLGKVLGPKGLMPSPKAGTVTMDVTKAINEIKAGKVEYRLDKTNIIHCPIGKVSFGAEKLSENFNAIMGAIVKAKPAAAKGQYIKSCVVASTMGPGVKVNGAKLM, encoded by the coding sequence ATGTTTAGAGGCAAGAAATATCAGGAGAGCGCCAAGAAGATCGACAAGAACGCTCTGTACGATACCAACGAGGCTATGAGCCTGGTCGTGGAGACCGCTCCTGCCAAGTTCGACGAGACCGTCGAGCTGCACGTGAAGCTGGGCGTTGACTCCCGTCACGCTGACCAGCAGGTCCGCGGCGCCATCGTGCTGCCCCACGGCACCGGTAAGACCCAGCGCGTGCTGGTGTTCGCCAAGGCCGCCAAGGCTGACGAGGCCCGTGCCGCCGGCGCTGACTTCGTGGGCGATATGGACCTGGTGGAGAAGATCCAGAAGGAGAACTGGTTTGACTTCGACGTGGTCGTGGCTACCCCCGACATGATGGGCGTTGTGGGCCGTCTGGGTAAGGTCCTGGGCCCCAAGGGCCTGATGCCCTCCCCCAAGGCCGGCACCGTCACCATGGACGTGACCAAGGCCATCAACGAGATCAAGGCCGGTAAGGTTGAGTACCGTCTGGACAAGACCAACATCATCCACTGCCCCATCGGCAAGGTTTCCTTCGGCGCTGAGAAGCTCTCTGAGAACTTCAACGCTATCATGGGCGCCATCGTGAAGGCTAAGCCCGCCGCTGCCAAGGGCCAGTATATCAAGAGCTGCGTGGTGGCTTCCACCATGGGCCCCGGCGTCAAGGTCAACGGCGCCAAGCTGATGTAA